A region of the Muricauda sp. MAR_2010_75 genome:
CCCCAAACAAATCCTGATTTTTGATGTTTTGGGCACCCAAGTCCTTCAAACCACAATTTTGGGCAAGGAACTCAACCTTTCCCGACTCAGCAAAGGAGTCTACATTCTTAGGGTCATGGAAGGTAATAAAATGGCCACTAGAAAGCTTATTGTCAAGTAGTTTACCCTATTAAACCTTTCTTCCCCAGCCCTAAACCACACTTTTTCCACTTTTACCTACATATTTTTCTGTTTCACAACATTTTATAGCCCTAGACCACAGGTTTAGCTACTTTTACATTGCACATGATCCCAAATCAGCGTATATGAAGAAAATCTACTTTGTTCTTATTATGGCTTTACCTCTTATTTCCTACGGTCAAGAGTTGGTCAGTGTAAACACTGAACCCGTGCAAGAGCTGAAGGGTTTTAAAATGTACCCCAATCCTGCCTATGGTGAGGAAATCTATATTACCACCGAAACCAATGGCAATAAGGAAATCAAAGTCTACGATGTGTTTGGAGAAGTGGTCCTAACCGATAGGATTTCAACCAATACTTTGGAT
Encoded here:
- a CDS encoding T9SS type A sorting domain-containing protein, producing MKHLYLVIFFFVCALGFSQESTSSSDIDGFKLYPNPVTQGKVFIETSENAPKQILIFDVLGTQVLQTTILGKELNLSRLSKGVYILRVMEGNKMATRKLIVK
- a CDS encoding T9SS type A sorting domain-containing protein produces the protein MKKIYFVLIMALPLISYGQELVSVNTEPVQELKGFKMYPNPAYGEEIYITTETNGNKEIKVYDVFGEVVLTDRISTNTLDISRLVPGVYVLQVTEQKKTMTRKLVVK